A single window of Gambusia affinis linkage group LG18, SWU_Gaff_1.0, whole genome shotgun sequence DNA harbors:
- the LOC122820583 gene encoding Fc receptor-like protein 5 isoform X1 has product MFIMTKVLGFILVMNSLLCCGHAEDANLIIDPNWSTFHPEESVTFICDMSEGEETDWQYEIRRNGEQVLQYNPHKSYTLPGIQIGQSGEYQCCGLRKSSDDTDCSDTVSVTVTAQPKAKLTAGPTTIPVGGSVTLRCSVEPSAGWKYRWFRRTQNTQEFELTEEGNRDIKVTQGGIYRCIGKRGNGDYYSVISDEVSFNITFSNEVFVTRQPNWPQIFSGESITLTCEVQEGETTEWTCDWKKSGSIIQRTDSKDWTFTVSESSSGDYMCQCRSRDDGFSSTQWSETLTLSISGAEAEAKLTAGSTTIPVGGSVTLSCSVEPSAGWNYRWFRRTADTPEVQVITNDEENREITVTQGGIYKCEGERGNPSFYSHSSQEKTIEIMFSNEVFVTRQPNWPQIFSGESITLTCEVQEGETTEWTCDWKKSGSFMNMTNSKDWTFTVSESSSGNYTCQCRSRDDGFSSTQWSETITVTVSSSVGSSFPVMLIVGPVVGVVLIVLLLLLWRCRRSKDLSCIRSFQSESSSQRPTSNHGLNQIESNYSSLLHGTTSVYETIQNRGATGNERPPDPEEGSVYDYVRPDNYRSA; this is encoded by the exons atgtttataatgacaaaagttttaggttttattttagtgatgAATTCACTCCTCTGCTGCGGACATGCTGaag ACGCAAACCTGATTATTGATCCCAACTGGTCGACTTTTCATCCTGAAGAGAGCGTGACATTCATTTGTGACATGAGTGAAGGAGAAGAGACCGACTGGCAATATGAGATTAGAAGAAATGGAGAACAAGTTCTTCAATACAACCCGCACAAAAGCTACACATTACCAGGTATCCAAATCGGTCAGAGTGGTGAATACCAGTGCTGTGGACTCAGGAAGAGCTCTGATGATACCGACTGCAGTGATACTGTCTCTGTAACTGTTACTG CTCAACCCAAAGCCAAACTGACTGCAGGTCCTACAACCATACCAGTAGGGGGCAGTGTGACACTGAGATGCTCAGTGgagccctctgctggatggaaaTACAGATGGTTCAGAAGGACCCAAAACACTCAAGAATTTGAACTCACtgaagaaggaaacagagatATTAAAGTAACACAAGGAGGAATATACCGATGTATTggaaagagaggaaatggaGACTATTACAGTGTTATAAGTGATGAAGTGAGCTTCAATATAACCT TTTCCAACGAGGTTTTTGTGACTCGACAACCAAACTGGCCTCAGATCTTCAGTGGTGAGTCGATCACTCTGACATGTGAGGTCCAGGAAGGAGAAACCACTGAGTGGACGTGTGACTGGAAGAAATCTGGGTCAATAATACAGAGGACAGACAGTAAAGACTGGACTTTCACTGTCTCTGAGTCCAGCAGTGGCGATTATATGTGTCAGTGTAGAAGCAGAGATGATGGGTTTTCTTCAACACAGTGGAGTGAAACCTTGACACTGTCTATATCAG GAGCTGAAGCTGAAGCCAAACTGACAGCAGGTTCAACAACCATACCAGTAGGGGGCAGTGTGACACTGAGCTGCTCAGTGgagccctctgctggatggaaCTACAGATGGTTCAGGCGGACCGCAGACACACCTGAAGTTCAAGTCATAACaaatgatgaagaaaacagagaaatcacTGTGACACAAGGAGGAATCTATAAGTgtgaaggagagagaggaaatCCTTCATTCTACAGTCATTCAAGCCAAGAGAAAACCATTGAAATCATGT TTTCCAACGAGGTTTTTGTGACTCGACAACCAAACTGGCCTCAGATCTTCAGTGGTGAGTCGATCACTCTGACATGTGAGGTCCAGGAAGGAGAAACCACTGAGTGGACGTGTGACTGGAAGAAATCTGGGTCATTTATGAACATGACAAATAGTAAAGACTGGACGTTCACTGTCTCTGAGTCCAGCAGTGGAAACTACACATGTCAGTGTAGAAGCAGAGATGATGGATTTTCTTCAACACAGTGGAGTGAAACCATAACag taacTGTATCCAGTTCTGTCGGCTCTTCATTTCCTGTCATGTTGATCGTTGGACCAGTTGTTGGAGTCGTTCTCATCGTCCTGCTGCTCTTGTTGTGGCGCTGCAGACGGTCCAAAG ATTTGAGCTGCATCAG gtcatttcagtctgaaagcagcagCCAGAGGCCGACCAGTAATCATGGACTGAACCAGATTGAAAGTAATTACAGCTCTCTGCTGCATG gTACCACGTCTGTGTATGAGACAATCCAGAACCGTGGAGCCACAGGAAACG AGAGACCTCCTGATCCAGAAGAAGGTTCTGTTTACGATTATGTGAGACCAGATAATTACAGATCAGCATGA
- the LOC122820583 gene encoding B-cell receptor CD22-like isoform X3, with protein MFSNEVFVTRQPNWPQIFSGESITLTCEVQEGETTEWTCDWKKSGSIIQRTDSKDWTFTVSESSSGDYMCQCRSRDDGFSSTQWSETLTLSISGAEAEAKLTAGSTTIPVGGSVTLSCSVEPSAGWNYRWFRRTADTPEVQVITNDEENREITVTQGGIYKCEGERGNPSFYSHSSQEKTIEIMFSNEVFVTRQPNWPQIFSGESITLTCEVQEGETTEWTCDWKKSGSFMNMTNSKDWTFTVSESSSGNYTCQCRSRDDGFSSTQWSETITVTVSSSVGSSFPVMLIVGPVVGVVLIVLLLLLWRCRRSKDLSCIRSFQSESSSQRPTSNHGLNQIESNYSSLLHGTTSVYETIQNRGATGNERPPDPEEGSVYDYVRPDNYRSA; from the exons ATGT TTTCCAACGAGGTTTTTGTGACTCGACAACCAAACTGGCCTCAGATCTTCAGTGGTGAGTCGATCACTCTGACATGTGAGGTCCAGGAAGGAGAAACCACTGAGTGGACGTGTGACTGGAAGAAATCTGGGTCAATAATACAGAGGACAGACAGTAAAGACTGGACTTTCACTGTCTCTGAGTCCAGCAGTGGCGATTATATGTGTCAGTGTAGAAGCAGAGATGATGGGTTTTCTTCAACACAGTGGAGTGAAACCTTGACACTGTCTATATCAG GAGCTGAAGCTGAAGCCAAACTGACAGCAGGTTCAACAACCATACCAGTAGGGGGCAGTGTGACACTGAGCTGCTCAGTGgagccctctgctggatggaaCTACAGATGGTTCAGGCGGACCGCAGACACACCTGAAGTTCAAGTCATAACaaatgatgaagaaaacagagaaatcacTGTGACACAAGGAGGAATCTATAAGTgtgaaggagagagaggaaatCCTTCATTCTACAGTCATTCAAGCCAAGAGAAAACCATTGAAATCATGT TTTCCAACGAGGTTTTTGTGACTCGACAACCAAACTGGCCTCAGATCTTCAGTGGTGAGTCGATCACTCTGACATGTGAGGTCCAGGAAGGAGAAACCACTGAGTGGACGTGTGACTGGAAGAAATCTGGGTCATTTATGAACATGACAAATAGTAAAGACTGGACGTTCACTGTCTCTGAGTCCAGCAGTGGAAACTACACATGTCAGTGTAGAAGCAGAGATGATGGATTTTCTTCAACACAGTGGAGTGAAACCATAACag taacTGTATCCAGTTCTGTCGGCTCTTCATTTCCTGTCATGTTGATCGTTGGACCAGTTGTTGGAGTCGTTCTCATCGTCCTGCTGCTCTTGTTGTGGCGCTGCAGACGGTCCAAAG ATTTGAGCTGCATCAG gtcatttcagtctgaaagcagcagCCAGAGGCCGACCAGTAATCATGGACTGAACCAGATTGAAAGTAATTACAGCTCTCTGCTGCATG gTACCACGTCTGTGTATGAGACAATCCAGAACCGTGGAGCCACAGGAAACG AGAGACCTCCTGATCCAGAAGAAGGTTCTGTTTACGATTATGTGAGACCAGATAATTACAGATCAGCATGA
- the LOC122820583 gene encoding Fc receptor-like protein 5 isoform X2 — translation MFIMTKVLGFILVMNSLLCCGHAEDANLIIDPNWSTFHPEESVTFICDMSEGEETDWQYEIRRNGEQVLQYNPHKSYTLPGIQIGQSGEYQCCGLRKSSDDTDCSDTVSVTVTAQPKAKLTAGPTTIPVGGSVTLRCSVEPSAGWKYRWFRRTQNTQEFELTEEGNRDIKVTQGGIYRCIGKRGNGDYYSVISDEVSFNITFSNEVFVTRQPNWPQIFSGESITLTCEVQEGETTEWTCDWKKSGSIIQRTDSKDWTFTVSESSSGDYMCQCRSRDDGFSSTQWSETLTLSISGAEAEAKLTAGSTTIPVGGSVTLSCSVEPSAGWNYRWFRRTADTPEVQVITNDEENREITVTQGGIYKCEGERGNPSFYSHSSQEKTIEIMFSNEVFVTRQPNWPQIFSGESITLTCEVQEGETTEWTCDWKKSGSFMNMTNSKDWTFTVSESSSGNYTCQCRSRDDGFSSTQWSETITVTVSSSVGSSFPVMLIVGPVVGVVLIVLLLLLWRCRRSKDLSCIRSFQSESSSQRPTSNHGLNQIESNYSSLLHGTTSVYETIQNRGATGNGNVYVIKQPSY, via the exons atgtttataatgacaaaagttttaggttttattttagtgatgAATTCACTCCTCTGCTGCGGACATGCTGaag ACGCAAACCTGATTATTGATCCCAACTGGTCGACTTTTCATCCTGAAGAGAGCGTGACATTCATTTGTGACATGAGTGAAGGAGAAGAGACCGACTGGCAATATGAGATTAGAAGAAATGGAGAACAAGTTCTTCAATACAACCCGCACAAAAGCTACACATTACCAGGTATCCAAATCGGTCAGAGTGGTGAATACCAGTGCTGTGGACTCAGGAAGAGCTCTGATGATACCGACTGCAGTGATACTGTCTCTGTAACTGTTACTG CTCAACCCAAAGCCAAACTGACTGCAGGTCCTACAACCATACCAGTAGGGGGCAGTGTGACACTGAGATGCTCAGTGgagccctctgctggatggaaaTACAGATGGTTCAGAAGGACCCAAAACACTCAAGAATTTGAACTCACtgaagaaggaaacagagatATTAAAGTAACACAAGGAGGAATATACCGATGTATTggaaagagaggaaatggaGACTATTACAGTGTTATAAGTGATGAAGTGAGCTTCAATATAACCT TTTCCAACGAGGTTTTTGTGACTCGACAACCAAACTGGCCTCAGATCTTCAGTGGTGAGTCGATCACTCTGACATGTGAGGTCCAGGAAGGAGAAACCACTGAGTGGACGTGTGACTGGAAGAAATCTGGGTCAATAATACAGAGGACAGACAGTAAAGACTGGACTTTCACTGTCTCTGAGTCCAGCAGTGGCGATTATATGTGTCAGTGTAGAAGCAGAGATGATGGGTTTTCTTCAACACAGTGGAGTGAAACCTTGACACTGTCTATATCAG GAGCTGAAGCTGAAGCCAAACTGACAGCAGGTTCAACAACCATACCAGTAGGGGGCAGTGTGACACTGAGCTGCTCAGTGgagccctctgctggatggaaCTACAGATGGTTCAGGCGGACCGCAGACACACCTGAAGTTCAAGTCATAACaaatgatgaagaaaacagagaaatcacTGTGACACAAGGAGGAATCTATAAGTgtgaaggagagagaggaaatCCTTCATTCTACAGTCATTCAAGCCAAGAGAAAACCATTGAAATCATGT TTTCCAACGAGGTTTTTGTGACTCGACAACCAAACTGGCCTCAGATCTTCAGTGGTGAGTCGATCACTCTGACATGTGAGGTCCAGGAAGGAGAAACCACTGAGTGGACGTGTGACTGGAAGAAATCTGGGTCATTTATGAACATGACAAATAGTAAAGACTGGACGTTCACTGTCTCTGAGTCCAGCAGTGGAAACTACACATGTCAGTGTAGAAGCAGAGATGATGGATTTTCTTCAACACAGTGGAGTGAAACCATAACag taacTGTATCCAGTTCTGTCGGCTCTTCATTTCCTGTCATGTTGATCGTTGGACCAGTTGTTGGAGTCGTTCTCATCGTCCTGCTGCTCTTGTTGTGGCGCTGCAGACGGTCCAAAG ATTTGAGCTGCATCAG gtcatttcagtctgaaagcagcagCCAGAGGCCGACCAGTAATCATGGACTGAACCAGATTGAAAGTAATTACAGCTCTCTGCTGCATG gTACCACGTCTGTGTATGAGACAATCCAGAACCGTGGAGCCACAGGAAACGGTAACGTATATGTAATAAAACAACCAAGTTATTAA